ctcttttgcaaTTTTTCCTAGACTTGTGATTGGGATAGTTAGCAGATTCAACACACTTTAACATGCAACTGATTATCATTTCCAATGCAGAAGGATGGAATCCCAGCAGTTACAAAGAGAATTTCCTGCCTCTGAGGTATGAATACTATACCATCTTGTTATTCTTATAAAGTGGTTTTGGGTTTGGATCATTTGCGTTGGGCTTGGAGTTTATTTCATTAACACTTTTGGTTTGGTAGGTTGCAAACGAATTTGTGAACCAGTATTACTGTGTTCTAAACAACTGTCCAGATAAGCTATACGAGTTCTACAAAGATTGCAGCACTATCACCCGCCCTGAACCCAATGGTCAATTGTTGCATGTAACAACCCTAGAAGTAAGTCAAATATTGCACTAGATTCAGTGTAAAACAGTTTCAAATCatacaaattcatttttgaaaTACAATATTACCATATGGCATGCAACTACAAGATACCTTCgaagtttaatttttatgcatgGTTTAAGTTTACATTTCTTTATTCAATCAAATTTGCAGACATAATGTTGTTCTTGTTTTGAATGGTTGTTACCAACAGGCTATTAAAAACAATATAGTGTCTTCGCTCAATGAGGGAAATGCGGTTAAAATAGGAACTGTGGATTCACAAGAAGCTTATAATGAATCTTATATCATATTGGTAACTGGGATCATATTAGGGCACGAGAATGTCGAAAGAAAATTTGCCCAGTCTTTCTTTTTAGCACCACAGGAGAGAGGCTATTTTGTTCTAAACGATGCATTTCGGTATTTGGAAGAATCCCAGTATTCAGAAGACAAAACTTATATGTCGGCTAATGCTGTTTGTGATGAGCCTTTGCAGGAAGGTAAAATGGTCTCTTCTTCTATCTTTCAGTATTTTTCGATGTAGAATCTTCTTTAATCGCAGCCTTTCTGTGTCTTAGCAGAGATAGTTCCTGcaaaagaaattcaaagatttgaaTCACAACCTTCGAAATTGGAAAATAAACATGCTACTGAAACTGTTGAGAATGAACAACagcttaaggatattgagaaaacTATTTCACCACCAGAAGAAACAACAAAAATGAGTTTTCT
The Cryptomeria japonica unplaced genomic scaffold, Sugi_1.0 HiC_scaffold_48, whole genome shotgun sequence DNA segment above includes these coding regions:
- the LOC131862585 gene encoding nuclear transport factor 2-like, with protein sequence MESQQLQREFPASEVANEFVNQYYCVLNNCPDKLYEFYKDCSTITRPEPNGQLLHVTTLEAIKNNIVSSLNEGNAVKIGTVDSQEAYNESYIILVTGIILGHENVERKFAQSFFLAPQERGYFVLNDAFRYLEESQYSEDKTYMSANAVCDEPLQEEIVPAKEIQRFESQPSKLENKHATETVENEQQLKDIEKTISPPEETTKMSFLAVLLKENPHPIQRPTVVVKFPINTGLKANVPSQVHTTSQSLNSNSGKAPVNENSIHLRNLPWNSTITLLEEEFKKYGSIKPGGIQIRANKEKNFCYGFIEFQSSTSVESAVKASPIVISGRRVYVEKKRLAGFRDNIPNGVKRGGDRQGRNGYARNF